Within the Anas platyrhynchos isolate ZD024472 breed Pekin duck chromosome 33, IASCAAS_PekinDuck_T2T, whole genome shotgun sequence genome, the region TAGCGCCCACCCCATAGCACCCACCCCATAGCACCCTATGCGCCCCATGGCGGCCCTATAGCGCCCTATGGCgcccccatagcgccccatagcacccaccccatagcaccccatagcgccccatagcgGCCCTATAGTGCCCTATGACACCCCATAGTGCCCTATGGCCGCCCCATAGCACCCTAtggccccccagcaccccatagTGCCCCATAGCACCCACCCCATGGCCCCCTATGTGCCCCCATAGTGCCCTATGGCGCCCCATAGCGCCCTATagtgccccatagcaccccatagcCACACCATAGTGCCCTATGGCGGCCCTATAGCGCCCTAtggctgccccatagcgcccctaTAGCGCCCTATGGCCGCCCCATAGCGCCCTatggcccccccccagcaccccatggCGGCCCTATAGCACCCTATGgcaccccatagcgccccatggCACCCACCCCATAGCACCCTATgcaccccccccagcaccccatagTGCtccataaccaccccatagcgccccatagccaccccatagcaccccatagAGCCCTATGGCCGCCCCATAGCACCCTATGGCTGCCCCATAGTGCCCTATGGctgccccataaccaccccatagcGCCCTATagtgccccatagcaccccatagccaccccatagcaccccatagAGCCCTATGGctgccccataaccaccccatagcaccccatgGCAGCCCTATAGCGCCCTATGGCGGCCCCATAGCGCCCCTACAgcaccccatagcaccccaaGGCGGCCCCATAGCGCCCTATGGctgccccataaccaccccatagcgccccatagcgcCCTATGGctgccccataaccaccccatagcgccccatggCAGCCCTATAGCGCCCTATGgcaccccatagcgccccatagcaCCCACCCCATGGCCCCCTATGCGCCCCCATAGTGCCCTATGGCGCCCCATAGCACCCTATagtgccccatagcaccccatagcCACCCCATAGAGCCCTATGGCGGCCCTATAGCGCCCTAtagccccccccagcaccccatagCGCCCTATGGCACCCCATAGCGCCctatgcccccccccccagtgccccatagcgccccatggCAGCCCTATAGCGCCCTCTGGCCGCCCCATAGCGCCCTAtggccccccccagcaccccatagcaccccatgGCGGCCCTATAGTGCCCTATGgcaccccatagcaccccatagcgccccatagcacccaccccatagcgccccatagagCCCTATagtgccccatagcaccccatagcgccccatagagCCCTATGGCCGCCCCATAGTGCCCTATAGCCTCCCCCAacaccccatagcgccccatggCGGCCCTATGGctgccccataaccaccccatagcaccccatagccaccccatagcaccccatagAGCCCTATGGctgccccataaccacccccatagcgccccatagcgcCCTATGActgccccataaccaccccatagcGCCCTATGGctgccccataaccaccccatagcatcccatagcgccccatggccgtcccatagcgccccatagcgcCCTATGGCTGTCCCATAGCGCCCTATagcccaccccagcaccccatagcgccccatggcaccccatagtgccccatagcacccaccccatagcaccccatagtgccccatagcgccctatggcgccccatagccccccattAATGCCACCCCCCAAATTCgcacccaccccaaacccccccacaAAACAACGACACCGGGCTCAGACCCCAAAACCGCTTTTATTACCCCAGCCCCATACAAAAACAGGGGGCGGAGCAGGGGGagggcaccccaaaaccccccaaccccaaaaccccccacaccccaaaaatccccccaCAGACCCCAAATATCCCCCCGACCCCAAACATTcccccgaccccaaatccctctgaccccaaatcccccccataaacccccaaatcccccccaaagaccccaaatcccccctccaacccccaaatcccaaccccaaccccccccagacccccaaaacccccccacgaccccaaaatcccccttgtgaccccaaaacccccccgaccccataaaACCCCCCCTCACcctaaaccccaacccccccctaATCCCCTTCATTTTTGGGGTACAGCAGCACCGCCTGGCCGCACAAcccctcctccagccccccgGGGGGCACCACGTAgccccccccttgcccccccgtgccccctgagcccgttttggggtcccccaggTTTTTGGGGTCGCCCCCCAGGCGGCGGGGGCTGAGTTCCCGGAGCTGCGCGTTGCTGGCCCGCAGGAGCTCGTAGGGCCAGAGCTGGCAGCGGGGGCTCTTCCCCTGCTGCGCCACCACCAGCGCCCCCCCCACGGCACCCCAAATTTCGGGAGGGACGCCCCCAaaagcctccccccccccccgaaaccccaaaagccaAGGGGGCGCCCCCCGATGACCCTAAAAGCCccgggggggattggggtgcgCTCaggttttggggttctccaacATTTTGGGGTCCTTCTaggttttggggaccccccccatctTGGGGTACCCCCAAATTTTGGGGTTCCCCCAGATTTTGGGGTGCCTTCAGATTTTGGGGCCCCCCAAGACCTTGGGGTGACCCCAGGTTTTGGGGTCCTCCgaggttttggggtgcccccatGGTTTGGGGTCCCTCCAGATTTTGGGGTCCTCCCAGACCTTGGGGTACCCCCAAATTTTGGGGTTCCCCCACATTTTGGGGAATCCCCAAATTTTGGGGTCCTCCTAGGTTTTTGGGGTCCTCCAGATTTTGGGGTCTTCCCGGACCTTGGGGAGCCCCCAAATTTTGGGGTTCTCCAAGATTTTGGGGTTCCCCCAGGTTTTGGGGCCCCCCAAGACCTTGGGGTCCCCCTGCGTTTTGGGGGCTCCCCAgattttggggtccccctgaattttggggtccccttggactctgcccccccccagacctTGGGACCCCCCAAAATCTCGAGAGCTCCCCAGATTTTGGAGCCCCCAagattttggggtcccccaaTCCCTGGGTGCCCCCCCAAATTTGGGGCCCCCCCCGGGGTCACCCGATGGTACAAATTCGGGATCTCGCCGTCCCTCCTCCACCGGACCCAGCGCCGCGCTCCTCTCACCCCCAGCGCCGCCCCTGGGGGAGCAGGTGCAAGACCCTCAgacccccccgaccccataaGAAATTTTTGGGGTAGAGGGGGGCagggttggggggggtccccaaaatctTACCGGTGACCAGCGCCAGTCCGCACGGTCTGCCCAGGGCGCGCACCTGACACGGCTGATGATCTTTATcctcaaatacattttaaaaactcattTATAAGTactgcaaatttttttttttttggggggggtggggggggtcccaaagaTTATGGGGAGgtccccaaaaaaaaaaaaaaaaaatcccaaatttaAAGGATACAGGCACCAAAACCGGGTACCCGGCGGCGAGGTGGCGCAGCGCTTGCGGTTCGCCCCAAGCACGGGAGAAGTGACACGGCAAAGAAAAGCCCTAACGGGGCCACGGCGGCGGCTTAAAAAACGCGGGGGGGGGTCAAAAGGGGggtttaaaattttaaatttacctttttggggtttttttccCCGAAAACATCTCGGCCCTGCAGGGTGAAGCCGCGCGCCCTCGCCGCCCGCGCCACCGTCTCCaaagggatttggggagggggggggggctcggaggGAGATTTTTGCCATCCCACAGAGCCACCAGCCCGCACCTGGGGgggtaattaattaattattaattaattattattaattaattattatttattattattaattattaactaataataatatataataataattaattattaattaattattatttatttattattaataattaattaattaattaaattaattaaataattattattaaattaggTTAATAATTAGGCCCCGGGGGGGTCTGGGACTCGTCGGGGGGCCGTCCTCAATAAGCGCCGGCGCCCGGCGGTGGAGAAGGGGGCCCAGAGGAGGTCgggggtgaggctggggggggggacacaaaaaGACTTCAACCCCCCCCTCGATTTTAGGaaccccccccattttttttgggacccccccatttTTGGGGGTCCCCCCGATTTTCAGATACCCCAATTTTTTTTGGGACCCcctttttggggtgcccccccttCCTTTAGGGATTACCCCTTTTTTAGGACCCCCCCCaggttttgggacccccccccatttttttggggacccccccatttttttgggaccccccccagattTTTTGGGTGCCCCCCAATTTTTTTGGGaccccctttttggggtccccccctgTTTTCAGATCCCTCCCCCTTTAGGAGCCccccccatggacccccccatTTTTTAGGACcccctaatttttttttggaccCCCCCGATTTTTAGGACCCCCCCTTTTTGGGGTGCCTCTCCCATTTAGGgattccccccccctttttaggacccccccccccggtttttgggacccccccccgttTTTAGGACCCCCCCAATttttttggggacccccccagggtttttgggaccccccctgATTTTTAGGacccccccctttttggggtgcccccaccccTTTTAGggattccccccccccttttagacccccccccccggtttttgggacccccccccgttTTTTAGGACCCCCCAATttttttggggaccccccccagggtttttgggacccccccctgaTTTTTAGGACCCCCCCTTTTTGGGGTGCCCCACCCCTTTTAGGgattccccccccctttttaggaccccccccaagtttttgggacccccccatttttttggggacccccccatttttttagggaccccccaatttttttttgggaccccccccgaTTTTAAGAACCCCATTTTTGGGGTGTCCCCCCTGTTTTTAGGGATTCCCTCCCCCTTTTAGGACCCCCCCCAGgtttttgggaccccccccggttTTTGGGACCCCCCAATTTTTTTGGGACACCCCCCGGATTTTTAGGATTCCCCAATTTTGGGGGGACCCCCCCAATTTTTAGGGCCCCCCCACCGATTTTTAGGACCCCCCCTTTTAGGGATTCTTCCCCCCTTtttaggacccccccccaggttttttgggacccccccctgaTTTTTAGGACTCCCCCTttttggtgcccccccccccatttagGGATTCCTCCCCCCAATTTTTAGGATCCCCCAatttttttgtgcccccccccccccatttttagGACTCCCCCCATTTAGGGCCCCAtccctggtgcccccccccttgttctcccccccccaatttttaggcttcccccccaattttggggaccccccccggtttttgggacccccccccaatttttagaatcccccaattttttttttgggaccccccccggttTTTGGCACCCCCCcaattttgggaccccccccctttttgaGGTGCCCCCCCCAATTAAATTAATACCCCTATAATTAATTAAAGCCCCCCAATTAATtaacccccccccaattaaAGCCCCCCCCAATTAACCCCCCCCGCATTAAACCCCCCGGaaccttccctcccctcccccgtTCCCCACCGGACCCCAATCCCCGACGGACCCCGAGCGCACCAGGCCCGGGCCCCCCCGGaaccccgggacccccccaaaaccgggcccggtgccccccccccgcgccccccccgttactccccgccccccccggcccccccgcacCTCTCCCGCCGCCTCCTCAGCACCTCCCGGACGTCTTCGCcctccccccgccgccgccgcccgctccAAGGCCTCGCGGAGAGCCCAGGCCcgaggggggggcggcgggcggggggggccccggcggcggcggcgggggggcaccgggggggggccccgaggggggcggcggcggcggcggtaaCGGGGCCAGGGTCAcagcgggaggggggggggtcggaACGGAATGCAGGGTGCACACTTCCGGTTTTAACCCCGCCTCTTCCTGTTTCTAAGATGggtggggcagggagaggaaggcGCGCGGCGATTGGTTGGATGGGAAGGGGGAGCGCTGCGATTGGCTggcgggcggcggcgccgcgcggTGATTGGTGGAGGGGGGCGGCGCCGCGCGGTGATTGgtggagggggcggcggggggcgggccCAGCCGCGCGCGGAGGAGCGCGGggagaggcggcggcggcggtgaggggccgggggggggaggggcgggggagggggattttggggtgaatttggggattttgggggtcctgaaggggtttgggggggattggaGGATCctgggaggggatttggggagaattggaggggatttgggggttttgaggggtttgggggggggttggggggggctgaggtgattttgggggcatttgtgtGGATTTTGGGGTCCTGAGGGGATTTTGGGAgatttgggggtcctggggtggtttttgggggatttggggggattctGAGGGACTCAGAGTAGTATtagggggtcctggggggtcctgaggggtttggggggggtttaggggagCTTGGGGGGTCCtagggggatttttggggggatttgggggtcccggggtgttttttgggggattttgggggattcTGAGGGACCAGAGTAGTATtagggggtcctgggggggttctgaggggttttgggggggggtcaggggggcttggggggtcctagggggattttgggggtccTGAGGGGTTCCTAAAGGGGTcctggggaggatttggggctcctagggggaatttggggaaatttgggggtcc harbors:
- the LOC140000221 gene encoding actin maturation protease-like; this translates as MYLRIKIISRVRCAPWADRADWRWSPGHRGAPPWLLGFRGGGEAFGGVPPEIWGAVGGALVVAQQGKSPRCQLWPYELLRASNAQLRELSPRRLGGDPKNLGDPKTGSGGTGGQGGGYVVPPGGLEEGLCGQAVLLYPKNEGD